The stretch of DNA cttcgcctccgcaaattgagtcgccttagttcctccatcaaatgctcctccgagataaggtgcatgtgcccagaagctcccttcgtctttggcaccatgcaagatgagtccgctccgtcagaatgaaggacccatggaacaacatgatcctacccttgcctctgcaagagttcatgtctttgacctctgtctaaggaaagcactgtgcttctgctccatgttccaacttctctgctggctcccttcatgcggcttgggtacttcgccaagttacacccaagttgctccgctcctcgtttttgcattgagtcgatggtggccctcgcgccctccattccacgggtcagccctcccttgagtccgatcttcatatcgactctaagtgtgccttcatttaagttgcttcaggttgctcccccacttgatctcgcaatgcatccaccaatgcattctctcgagcgagatcaagcgacaactcctcgccgcttgctcggtccatcgagcttcgtgaagttgttgtttgtgaggtactcctcttcaacatgtgaagtccgtctcacatgagtctccctctggagtgtcgagacttatccctcctggataactgtcccgttggagcaacatctctcttcgtttcggagaccaccatccccttggactactccgatctgctgaacaaactgtgcattgttctgcctcctgcagacgCACTTGCTAGGTTGCGCCttcacgtcaatacaaccaccgctgcacccctcaaggcctagcaacatgctgaactcgttgcacatatcagcctcctccggacgtatccttcgcctgccgaagagaaagtttcaatgctccatggcgccgagtctcggccgccttgggatggccacgaacattccattgtccgcatacaagcccatgcatgagtaccaaattcttcgagttagcaattcccctcacctctgtgagctttgcattactcttttggtcgttgagcaactcattccaccttggatggtctcattcttgccaagcgcctcgcctgcctagagcaccatcaagtatagttgtcaacgttgagccgtagctcaaactcaaccatcccaacctttgtgcgctccaaattcttccaagcttgcctgttctcgtggtgcctcttgcgcgaagggttggccattccactgaatgccaatgttagatgctcgcacctctgagcgactcttttccctacatctccatgcccgttttccctcaaacggtcgcgcgtgcgctgactgccctcaacgcagccccgctaggtcccccacgtttgcatgtcaagtgtttctatgagtgcttgtcccgctctgataccataatgtcacgaccttagctggttttgcctaaggcgtgcggcaccctcgcgcgtccgtccgcaaaggtcagcctccccgaagcctcccattgtcccttaggaccaacaaaagagagaacgggttaaaagaacgcctcaatcgggatccacaagcaaacatgtccgaaaaacacttcatagacaatgcaaattacaaacagactttacaagctctgaatagttgcacaacaaagggtaaaatggtccattacagaccgaaaagctctcgaacgtgtccacatgacacaacctttatttacaagcctaaagaggccaccaacccaactaaaatgagacttataagccttcggccgcccctctacctgctatacaaggcatgaacatgccaaaagacaacggacagacataagcattacatccaacatcttgtttagaagtttgtccgttacaatatGGTGGTGCAGCCACTGCTCGAGAGCCTTCTTCCTGTTCATGGACTCTCCATGAAGGAAAGAACCATGGTGATGACAGTGATCCAACGCCAAGAGGATGTTAGCCTTCCATCACGCCTTTGCATCGAGGGAAGCTGAGACTACCTGCAGACTGCAGTATCTTTCTGTGCCCACCCGGGAGAGAGTTAGGGCAGCATCTTAGTGTTCTTTTAGGAGGTGCATGTACCTGAAATAACTAAACTTGCATGCATACAATCACTGATCTCATCTTTGATTGTGATGGATGCTCACAGGCCATGAGAACTACCAATCAACTGCACCTTCCAAGTGCAAGAAAAGGTCACTGCCTTTATGTGCCAGAAAAACCAGAAGATTTGTAGCACTTCTTCCAGCAACCATAAGTTCTTTTGATTCATTTATAGCTTCCTTTAGCTATAGGAGATTAAGAACTCAGAATCTAGAGATATTGTACTAACATAAAAGAAGCTAAGCAGAGATAACTCTATGTAGAAGTTTCTACTTGCCGATAGATCGATCCAATTTAAAGCTTTCTCAtgagagaaaagaagaaacattTTGACTTGCTGAAAAGGAACTCCAACAATTATGTTACATACAAAGAAGCCCATTTCTTATGCAAAATGGAGTGTGGGCTATCTCACCTGTGTTATTTTGCATGCTACAGTCGTTGTTAcatgaagaaagagagagagagagagagagagagagagagagagaggaaagtaaATTAGCAATAGCTGTGAAGTTCTTCCTCAGTTCTGTGAAGTGCATCTTCTGTGACAAGCAGTGATGTGCTTGGCCTGTCTGGTCTCCTCTTTCCACACCCTGCCGATGTCTTCTGCTATCTTCACAGCATCCACGGATGCACCAGAGAGCCCTCTCCTTGTGAATCCAACAGCATAAAGCCCTGAACCCCCCTTCCACCCATCTGGGAATGCTTGGCTTGGAAATCCATTCTTGTTGAAGAACTCTGTGCCCTGCAAACAACAACAACATGCAGAATCCAACATAGAACTCAGTGAGTTCAAGAAGAACAATAAAGATTACATGTGAGGAAGAACAGAGTGTTGACCTGCAGCCATGAATGAACATTGCTGTGATAACCGGTCGCGAGGATGATCGAATCTACATCGAGAATTCGCCCGTCGACGAGCTCTGCTCGACCATGCAACAGCCTCTTTATTCCAGGAACCACCCTTATCTCACCTGTCTTGATATTTTGCAAGGCACCAATGTCCAGAACTGGGGTCTTCCCCTGCGTGTTCTTCAGCTCCAAGGGACCGAGAGAAGGCCGCCGTAGTCCATATTTCTCGATGTTTCCAAGTATCATCCATGATGAGATCAAGAGCACCTTGTCCACCACCTTCACTGGCAGCCATTTCATCAAGGAAACAGCCAGCTCAAAGGTCGATCTCCCAAATGTCTCCCTTGGCAGCACATGAACCTGTTGCACGATTGAGCTAATCAGTAAACAATGTAGATAGGAAGAAGTCATCGATATGAATCCTTAGAGAAGCACCACTCACTGCATCGCGCACCACCATGGTTGGGAAGGCATTGTGGTGGCAGAGATCAAGGCAGACTTCCATGGCAGAGTTCCCGCAGCCTACGACGAGGACCTGTCTTCCCCGGTACGCCTCGCCGGATCTGTAGTCGCTAGCATGCATCACCTGCCGGCCGAACTCCTCACTTCCTTCCATCTCTGGTACTACACACTCTGCGTTCTCCCCTGTGGCCACCACTAACCACTGGCAAATGTACTCCACCTCGGTTCTTCTGCCCCTGCTCCCATGGCGGCCGACGCAAGTCCTCACCCGCCACATGCCGCATGTGTTGTCATGCTTCGCCGACACCACCGTCTCGTCGAACCGTGGATTTAGCTGGAATTGCGCGGCGTAGGACTCCAAGTAATCCACGAACTGGTTCTTGGATGGGTACTCGGGGAAGTCCTCA from Musa acuminata AAA Group cultivar baxijiao chromosome BXJ2-11, Cavendish_Baxijiao_AAA, whole genome shotgun sequence encodes:
- the LOC135626367 gene encoding probable indole-3-pyruvate monooxygenase YUCCA5, whose product is MAHFADRGKRRCRWVNGPLIVGAGPSGLAVGACLKEHGVPSVILERSNCIASLWQSRAYDRLKLHLPKQFCQLPKLPFPEDFPEYPSKNQFVDYLESYAAQFQLNPRFDETVVSAKHDNTCGMWRVRTCVGRHGSRGRRTEVEYICQWLVVATGENAECVVPEMEGSEEFGRQVMHASDYRSGEAYRGRQVLVVGCGNSAMEVCLDLCHHNAFPTMVVRDAVHVLPRETFGRSTFELAVSLMKWLPVKVVDKVLLISSWMILGNIEKYGLRRPSLGPLELKNTQGKTPVLDIGALQNIKTGEIRVVPGIKRLLHGRAELVDGRILDVDSIILATGYHSNVHSWLQGTEFFNKNGFPSQAFPDGWKGGSGLYAVGFTRRGLSGASVDAVKIAEDIGRVWKEETRQAKHITACHRRCTSQN